The following proteins come from a genomic window of Natronosalvus vescus:
- a CDS encoding DUF5807 family protein: MTEAREAFLAGERLEDVALFLAESYVSDDRLADYGETVEGGVLIVVDGERGRNAFNAATGTDAMGFARQAMEHEGIIDDDLAGGTCPDNPDEGDHAVQFVFAFAEAQNEDVGGVYGEGDVIHAYARCTCGTAYSDRWVVQG; encoded by the coding sequence ATGACCGAGGCACGCGAGGCGTTTCTCGCCGGCGAGCGACTCGAGGACGTCGCGCTCTTTCTGGCGGAATCGTACGTCTCCGACGACCGACTCGCCGACTACGGCGAGACCGTCGAGGGAGGAGTTCTGATCGTCGTCGACGGCGAACGCGGCCGCAACGCGTTCAACGCCGCCACCGGCACGGACGCGATGGGCTTTGCTCGCCAGGCGATGGAACACGAGGGGATTATCGACGACGACCTGGCCGGCGGCACCTGTCCCGACAACCCCGATGAAGGCGACCACGCGGTACAATTCGTATTCGCTTTTGCCGAAGCTCAGAACGAGGACGTGGGCGGAGTGTACGGCGAGGGTGACGTGATCCACGCCTACGCCCGCTGCACCTGTGGAACGGCGTACTCCGATCGGTGGGTCGTCCAGGGGTAG
- a CDS encoding phosphoribosylaminoimidazolesuccinocarboxamide synthase, which produces MTSVKEFRIDEAATADELGRGAFIFTDEYSVFDWGKMPDQIPDKGASLCAMGAFNFERLEAAGISTHYRGVVEDGDVRSLADATRPPFEMAIELTQVPDLPHEGRTYDYDAYHAEAGENYLIPLEIIFRNRVPVGSSLRRRTDPADHGLDLESWPEEAVDLAEPIVEFSTKYEKGDRYLDRDEADAIAGKAVIDDLEEVARGVNRVVTDRAEEAGLSHEDGKIECLYYRGEIRVADVVGTFDENRFSYEGTQLSKEVIRQYHKRTQPEWVEAVSDAKAQAKAEDVADWKSLCDRDPASLEEDVLEVARSMYCAGANAYIGRELFDAPPLSSAIGAVNRL; this is translated from the coding sequence GTGACGAGCGTCAAGGAGTTCCGGATCGACGAGGCGGCCACCGCCGACGAACTGGGGCGGGGCGCGTTCATCTTCACCGACGAGTACTCCGTTTTCGACTGGGGGAAGATGCCCGACCAGATCCCTGACAAGGGCGCGAGCCTCTGTGCGATGGGCGCGTTCAACTTCGAACGCCTCGAGGCAGCGGGCATCTCGACGCACTACCGCGGCGTCGTCGAGGACGGCGACGTCCGCTCCCTCGCGGACGCTACCCGTCCACCCTTCGAGATGGCGATCGAACTGACGCAGGTGCCCGACCTGCCACACGAGGGGCGCACCTACGACTACGACGCCTACCACGCCGAGGCGGGCGAGAACTACCTGATCCCCCTCGAGATCATCTTCCGAAACCGCGTCCCTGTGGGCTCGAGCCTTCGTCGACGAACCGACCCCGCCGACCACGGCCTCGACCTCGAGAGCTGGCCCGAGGAGGCCGTCGACCTCGCGGAACCGATCGTCGAGTTCTCGACGAAGTACGAGAAGGGCGACCGGTATCTCGACCGCGATGAGGCCGACGCGATCGCCGGGAAAGCCGTCATCGACGACCTCGAGGAAGTCGCTCGTGGGGTCAACCGCGTGGTCACCGATCGGGCCGAAGAGGCCGGGCTGTCCCACGAGGACGGCAAGATCGAGTGTCTATACTACCGGGGAGAGATCCGCGTGGCCGACGTCGTCGGCACCTTCGACGAGAACCGCTTTAGCTACGAGGGCACGCAACTCTCGAAGGAGGTCATTCGGCAGTATCACAAGCGCACCCAGCCGGAGTGGGTGGAGGCCGTCTCGGACGCGAAGGCACAGGCCAAAGCCGAGGACGTCGCCGACTGGAAGTCCCTCTGTGATCGCGACCCGGCCTCGCTCGAGGAGGACGTCCTCGAGGTCGCCCGGTCGATGTACTGTGCGGGGGCGAACGCCTACATCGGCCGAGAGCTGTTCGATGCACCGCCGCTCTCGAGTGCGATCGGTGCCGTCAATCGGCTGTAA
- the cofH gene encoding 7,8-didemethyl-8-hydroxy-5-deazariboflavin synthase subunit CofH, with translation MDAPVTDDDLAFEHRPETDQSFENALEKARDGIRLTVEDGIELLTTGTDREGIDRRRKELVLEAADQRRREVVGDEVTFVANLNNNVTTACNVGCLFCNFKDTAHTFEVDYDGPETAGFTKTPAESREIVSDAVERGIYEVCSVSGLHPAFALDDEHREILEARDPKAVNYIPPERYETDPGTYADQLEAMSVDGVHVHSMTPEEGYHARRGTDWSYEEVYRRLRDAGLDTVPGTAAEILVDEVRDVICPGKIRTGDWLEAMEAAANVGLGLTATIMYGHVENEAHRVMHLERVRRLQERVDGAITEFVPLSFVHQHTPLYEHGVVSGGASQDEDELMIAVSRLFLDNVNHVQSSWVKYGDEGGLKMLTCGADDFMGTILSEEITTRAGGEHGEFRSFADYVELITSIGRVPVERSTDYETRRVIDPDDPPFGPQLGPKADGTPLLEADVGKRSPAADD, from the coding sequence ATGGACGCCCCGGTGACCGACGACGACCTCGCGTTCGAACACCGTCCCGAGACCGATCAGTCGTTCGAAAACGCTCTCGAGAAGGCTCGAGACGGCATCCGACTGACGGTCGAGGACGGTATCGAGTTGCTCACCACGGGCACCGACCGCGAGGGAATCGATCGTCGCCGGAAGGAACTGGTACTCGAGGCAGCCGACCAGCGCCGACGGGAGGTCGTCGGCGACGAGGTCACCTTCGTCGCAAACCTGAACAACAACGTCACGACGGCGTGTAACGTCGGCTGTCTCTTCTGTAATTTCAAGGACACCGCCCACACCTTCGAGGTCGACTACGACGGCCCCGAGACGGCGGGGTTCACGAAGACGCCAGCCGAATCCCGCGAGATCGTCAGCGACGCCGTCGAACGGGGGATCTACGAGGTCTGTTCGGTTTCGGGCCTGCACCCGGCGTTCGCGCTGGACGACGAACACCGCGAGATCCTCGAGGCCCGCGATCCGAAGGCGGTCAACTACATCCCGCCCGAGCGCTACGAGACCGATCCCGGCACCTACGCCGACCAGCTCGAGGCGATGAGCGTCGACGGCGTGCACGTCCACTCGATGACGCCAGAGGAGGGCTACCACGCCCGCCGAGGCACCGACTGGTCGTACGAGGAGGTGTATCGTCGCCTTCGGGACGCCGGACTCGACACCGTGCCGGGGACGGCCGCCGAAATCCTCGTCGACGAGGTGCGCGACGTCATCTGCCCGGGGAAGATCCGCACAGGCGACTGGCTCGAGGCGATGGAGGCCGCGGCGAACGTCGGTCTGGGGCTGACGGCGACGATCATGTACGGACACGTCGAGAACGAGGCCCACCGCGTGATGCACCTCGAGCGCGTCCGCCGGCTCCAGGAGCGCGTCGACGGCGCGATCACCGAGTTCGTGCCGCTCTCGTTCGTCCACCAGCACACGCCCCTGTACGAACACGGGGTCGTCTCCGGCGGTGCCAGCCAGGACGAGGACGAACTCATGATCGCTGTCTCGCGGCTCTTTCTCGACAACGTCAATCACGTCCAGTCATCGTGGGTCAAGTACGGCGACGAAGGCGGGCTGAAGATGCTCACCTGCGGGGCCGACGACTTCATGGGGACGATCCTCTCCGAGGAGATCACGACTCGCGCGGGCGGCGAACACGGCGAGTTCCGCTCGTTCGCCGACTACGTCGAGTTGATCACCTCAATCGGCCGGGTGCCGGTCGAACGCTCGACCGATTACGAAACCCGGCGGGTGATCGATCCCGACGACCCGCCGTTTGGGCCACAACTCGGGCCGAAAGCCGACGGGACGCCCCTGCTCGAGGCTGACGTGGGGAAACGGTCACCCGCCGCGGACGACTGA
- a CDS encoding metallophosphoesterase family protein: MEIAILSDTHVPDQAEQLPNQFREHVQEADHVVHAGDFGSNQALANVRELADDLTAVYGNADPVGIDLPAVASVTVSGVTFVVSHGIINFVERAVSSSEGVVFDRDDWLDAVADTARARADADDEVVGIGGHSHEVEDEYHDGVRVLNPGSATGVGPADGTATMMTVEVSAGAVDVTLHESP, from the coding sequence ATGGAAATCGCTATTCTCTCCGACACGCACGTTCCTGATCAAGCTGAGCAGTTGCCCAATCAGTTCCGCGAGCACGTCCAGGAGGCCGACCACGTCGTTCACGCAGGGGACTTCGGTTCGAATCAGGCGCTCGCGAACGTGCGAGAACTCGCCGACGACCTCACGGCGGTCTACGGAAACGCCGACCCGGTCGGTATCGATCTTCCGGCAGTTGCGTCGGTCACGGTCAGCGGTGTGACGTTCGTCGTTTCACACGGGATAATCAACTTCGTCGAGCGGGCGGTGTCGAGTTCGGAGGGCGTCGTCTTCGACCGCGACGACTGGCTCGACGCCGTCGCCGATACGGCACGGGCGAGAGCTGACGCGGACGACGAAGTCGTCGGTATCGGCGGCCACAGCCACGAAGTCGAAGACGAGTATCACGACGGTGTTCGGGTGTTGAACCCGGGGAGTGCGACGGGCGTCGGCCCAGCCGATGGGACGGCAACGATGATGACTGTCGAGGTATCTGCGGGTGCTGTTGACGTAACGCTCCACGAGTCGCCGTGA
- the azf gene encoding NAD-dependent glucose-6-phosphate dehydrogenase Azf: MHTVLLTGAGGRVGDAILDELADDYEWRLLDRDPLTGDLPGETVVADITDETAVREAMEGIDTVIHLAGDPRPEAPWDSVLRNNIDGTQTVFEAAVDAGVENVVFASSNHAVGAYETEARRPDLYREHDEFRLDGSELPRPGNLYGVSKAAGETLGRYYYDEYGLSVCCVRIGNLTKGHPPIDYERGQAMWLSYRDCAHLVDCAIQADYDYEIVYGISDNDRKYYSIDRAREVLGYEPQDNSAAHE, encoded by the coding sequence ATGCACACGGTCCTGCTCACGGGGGCTGGAGGACGCGTCGGCGACGCGATCCTCGACGAACTCGCCGACGACTACGAGTGGCGGTTGCTCGACCGGGATCCGCTGACGGGCGACCTCCCGGGGGAGACTGTCGTGGCCGACATCACCGACGAGACGGCCGTCCGGGAGGCCATGGAGGGAATCGACACGGTGATCCACCTCGCGGGTGACCCGCGTCCGGAAGCCCCCTGGGACAGCGTCCTCCGCAACAACATCGACGGCACGCAGACGGTGTTCGAGGCGGCGGTCGACGCCGGTGTCGAGAACGTCGTCTTCGCCTCCTCGAACCACGCCGTCGGGGCCTACGAGACCGAAGCTCGGCGACCCGACCTCTACCGGGAACACGACGAGTTTCGACTCGACGGCTCGGAACTCCCCCGGCCCGGCAACCTCTACGGTGTTTCGAAAGCCGCCGGCGAGACCCTGGGTCGGTACTACTACGACGAGTACGGCCTCTCGGTCTGCTGTGTCCGCATCGGGAACCTGACGAAAGGCCATCCGCCCATCGATTACGAACGCGGACAGGCGATGTGGCTCTCCTATCGCGACTGTGCGCACCTCGTCGATTGCGCGATCCAGGCTGACTACGATTACGAAATCGTCTACGGTATCTCCGACAACGACCGCAAGTACTACTCCATCGACCGCGCTCGCGAGGTGCTCGGCTACGAGCCACAGGACAATTCGGCGGCCCACGAGTAG
- a CDS encoding DUF7089 family protein produces the protein MFEERSLSPAVDAVRAEHAPETLVFDVDRDFETVPPAQAESLGLFVESLEPARYPSAWLPADAPHLLARYAGSDFTIGMPGDGSVVWTRQTSPPVLLVKARVQGAPESFIDFLLAEALVQVGLEVPEHFLGFFEDSYRDLDAAVPLDPNATYQIAAALYDGWVGLQTGPIFAGWDDDHPELAAAWHDAGSRLEGRLSGLPGAVARGETDFADATELACAAIKHASDHDYDNGHDQPLELPAPFAALQTGAYRDHGPAYAIRWAEKTFRALEDTDSSGS, from the coding sequence ATGTTCGAGGAGCGTTCGCTCTCGCCGGCCGTCGACGCCGTCCGAGCGGAACACGCCCCAGAGACGCTGGTGTTCGACGTCGACCGGGACTTCGAGACCGTGCCGCCGGCACAGGCCGAGTCGCTCGGGTTGTTCGTCGAGTCACTCGAGCCAGCCAGATATCCGTCGGCCTGGCTCCCCGCGGACGCACCCCACCTGTTGGCTCGCTACGCTGGCTCCGACTTTACCATCGGCATGCCCGGCGACGGCAGCGTCGTCTGGACGCGCCAGACCAGCCCGCCCGTCCTGCTGGTCAAGGCTCGTGTCCAGGGTGCCCCCGAGTCGTTCATCGACTTTCTGCTGGCGGAAGCGCTGGTGCAGGTCGGCCTCGAGGTTCCCGAACACTTCCTGGGCTTTTTCGAAGACTCGTACCGCGACCTCGACGCGGCGGTGCCGCTCGACCCCAACGCGACCTACCAGATCGCTGCCGCGCTGTACGACGGCTGGGTGGGCCTCCAGACCGGCCCGATCTTTGCCGGCTGGGACGACGACCATCCCGAGCTGGCCGCAGCGTGGCACGACGCCGGGAGTCGCCTCGAGGGGCGGCTCTCGGGCCTTCCCGGGGCGGTCGCTCGCGGGGAGACGGACTTCGCCGATGCGACCGAACTGGCGTGTGCGGCGATCAAGCACGCCTCCGACCACGATTACGACAACGGCCACGATCAGCCGCTCGAGCTACCGGCCCCGTTCGCCGCCCTCCAGACCGGGGCCTATCGCGATCACGGCCCTGCCTACGCGATTCGCTGGGCCGAAAAGACGTTCCGGGCGCTCGAGGATACCGATTCGTCGGGTTCGTAG